A single region of the Pseudomonas solani genome encodes:
- a CDS encoding IS110 family transposase, whose product MPSVIGVDIAKHTFDIATLQANGKYRTKAKLANSEAGFRTLQEWLNKHSEAGAWVVMEATGIHHEALAEWLLEQNYRVCVLNPAQIAHYARSQLQRVKTDKVDAKLIAEYGERHQDELRPWQPEPRAIRRLKALMRRLADLQEIQQMESNRLEVADTSVQESIRSVLRHIEQQIEETLKAINNHIDNDPDLRGKRDLLTSIDGIADKTAALILAELGDPHRFTSSRAITAFAGLNPRLQESGKYRGQTRISKMGSSRLRAGLYMPAVCALQHNGAIKAMRERLRAKGKTGMQIICAAMRKLLNIAYGVLKSGQPYDVKLALAH is encoded by the coding sequence ATGCCCAGTGTCATTGGTGTCGACATTGCGAAGCACACGTTTGATATCGCCACCCTGCAGGCGAACGGCAAGTACCGCACCAAGGCCAAGTTGGCCAACAGCGAGGCGGGCTTTCGCACGCTGCAGGAGTGGCTGAACAAGCACAGCGAGGCGGGTGCCTGGGTCGTGATGGAAGCCACCGGCATCCACCATGAAGCCCTGGCCGAATGGCTGCTGGAGCAGAACTATCGGGTCTGCGTCCTCAACCCAGCGCAAATCGCTCACTACGCCCGCAGTCAGCTGCAGCGCGTGAAAACTGACAAGGTCGACGCCAAGCTGATCGCCGAATACGGCGAGCGCCACCAAGATGAGCTACGGCCCTGGCAGCCTGAACCTCGCGCCATACGGCGCCTGAAAGCACTGATGCGGCGCCTGGCGGATCTGCAGGAAATCCAGCAGATGGAGAGCAATCGCCTGGAGGTGGCCGATACCAGCGTGCAGGAGTCGATCCGCTCAGTGTTGCGGCACATCGAGCAACAGATCGAGGAAACCCTCAAGGCCATCAACAACCACATCGACAATGACCCGGATCTGCGCGGCAAACGTGATCTGTTGACCAGCATCGATGGCATCGCGGACAAGACAGCCGCCCTGATCCTGGCGGAGCTGGGCGACCCTCATCGCTTCACCAGCAGCCGCGCGATTACCGCCTTTGCCGGGCTCAATCCGCGTTTGCAGGAGTCTGGTAAGTACCGGGGGCAGACCCGCATTTCCAAGATGGGCTCATCGCGGCTGCGTGCTGGGCTGTACATGCCTGCCGTTTGCGCCCTGCAGCACAACGGGGCGATCAAAGCGATGAGAGAACGCCTCAGAGCCAAGGGCAAGACCGGCATGCAGATCATCTGCGCAGCGATGCGTAAGCTGCTGAACATCGCTTATGGCGTCTTGAAATCGGGCCAGCCGTACGACGTAAAACTGGCCCTTGCTCACTAG
- a CDS encoding metalloregulator ArsR/SmtB family transcription factor has protein sequence MDAQTADHQLSGVAGAIADPARARMLCSLLDGHARTATELAAVADISASTASSHFTRLRDSGLVEMLVQGRHRYYRLANARVATALEALLIVSDLPRPTFKPSTPSALRYARTCYDHCAGELAVKLHDVLLGSGWIEADGRDYRLTASGADALAELGLDLDALHQQRRRLAYPCMDWSQRAPHLGGALGALLLELMLKRGWLTRHLDSRALRITPKGSAQLQHRFGIKAKTIDDGLHSQAS, from the coding sequence ATGGATGCACAGACCGCCGACCACCAGCTCTCCGGCGTCGCCGGGGCCATCGCCGACCCTGCTCGCGCGCGGATGCTCTGCAGCCTTCTCGACGGCCACGCGCGCACCGCCACCGAGCTGGCCGCCGTCGCCGACATCAGCGCCTCCACCGCCAGCAGCCATTTCACCCGCCTGCGTGACAGCGGCCTGGTGGAGATGCTGGTCCAGGGCCGCCACCGCTACTACCGGCTGGCCAACGCCCGGGTGGCCACCGCGCTGGAAGCGCTGCTGATCGTCTCCGACCTGCCCCGCCCCACCTTCAAGCCCTCCACCCCATCCGCCCTGCGCTATGCGCGCACCTGCTACGACCACTGCGCGGGCGAGCTGGCGGTGAAACTGCACGACGTGCTGCTGGGCTCCGGCTGGATCGAAGCCGATGGCCGCGACTACCGCCTCACCGCCAGCGGCGCCGACGCCCTGGCCGAACTGGGCCTGGACCTCGACGCCCTGCACCAGCAACGCCGCCGCCTCGCCTACCCCTGCATGGACTGGAGCCAACGCGCCCCGCACCTGGGCGGCGCCCTCGGCGCGCTGCTGCTGGAACTGATGCTCAAGCGCGGCTGGCTCACCCGCCACCTCGACTCCCGCGCCCTGCGCATCACCCCCAAGGGCAGCGCCCAGCTCCAGCACCGCTTCGGCATCAAGGCCAAGACAATCGACGACGGCCTGCACAGCCAGGCGAGCTGA
- a CDS encoding HAD family hydrolase: protein MDAARIEGFLLDLDGTLVDTESINLASTVAAIEALGLVGAAELCEALVGIDWPAYRQRLFDHYGDDFPLKDFGAAYFAHKAKIMENGLPLKAGVVPLLEAMRASGRPMAIATSSGRETAEEHLELGGIAHYFDAVATRDDVPLGKPDPALYLLAARHIERRPGHCLAIEDSIPGVAAAHAAGVPTLMVPDLRQPPEATRALCLDVLPSLVQVLELLRRQGVV, encoded by the coding sequence ATGGACGCGGCACGCATCGAAGGTTTCCTGCTGGATCTGGACGGCACCCTGGTGGATACCGAGAGCATCAACCTGGCGAGCACCGTGGCCGCCATCGAGGCCCTGGGCCTGGTGGGTGCCGCCGAGCTGTGCGAGGCGCTGGTGGGCATCGACTGGCCGGCCTACCGCCAGCGCCTGTTCGACCACTACGGCGATGACTTCCCGCTCAAGGACTTCGGCGCCGCCTACTTCGCCCACAAGGCGAAGATCATGGAGAACGGCCTGCCGCTCAAGGCTGGCGTGGTGCCGCTGCTGGAGGCCATGCGCGCCAGCGGCCGGCCCATGGCCATCGCCACCTCCTCCGGCCGCGAGACCGCCGAGGAGCACCTGGAGCTGGGTGGCATCGCCCACTACTTCGATGCCGTCGCCACCCGTGACGACGTGCCCCTGGGCAAGCCCGACCCGGCCCTGTACCTGCTCGCCGCCCGGCATATCGAGCGCCGCCCCGGCCATTGCCTGGCCATCGAGGACTCCATCCCCGGCGTCGCCGCTGCCCACGCCGCCGGCGTGCCGACGCTGATGGTGCCGGACCTGCGCCAGCCGCCCGAGGCGACCCGCGCCCTGTGCCTGGACGTACTGCCGAGCCTGGTGCAGGTGCTGGAATTGCTCAGGCGCCAGGGCGTGGTCTGA